A genomic region of Candidatus Neomarinimicrobiota bacterium contains the following coding sequences:
- the rplL gene encoding 50S ribosomal protein L7/L12 → MKRDDVLGYLESANMLEVSALIKDIEEKFGVTAAAPVAVASGGPVAAGAVAVEEQSEFDVVLTEIGEKKINVIKAVREITDLGLKEAKDVVDQAPSTVREGVPREEAEGFKAKLEEAGAKVELK, encoded by the coding sequence ATCAAGCGTGATGATGTATTGGGGTACCTGGAATCGGCCAATATGCTGGAAGTTTCCGCCCTGATCAAGGATATTGAAGAGAAATTCGGTGTAACGGCTGCCGCACCGGTGGCCGTGGCTTCTGGCGGTCCCGTGGCCGCAGGTGCCGTCGCTGTGGAAGAACAGAGTGAGTTTGATGTCGTACTCACCGAGATCGGTGAAAAGAAGATCAACGTCATTAAGGCGGTGCGCGAGATTACCGATCTGGGTTTGAAAGAGGCCAAAGACGTGGTTGACCAAGCCCCCAGTACCGTGAGGGAGGGGGTGCCCAGGGAAGAGGCCGAGGGCTTCAAGGCCAAACTCGAAGAGGCAGGCGCAAAGGTCGAGCTAAAGTAG
- a CDS encoding 50S ribosomal protein L10 yields the protein MPTPRKEAIVEDIARRMRTAAAVYFADYTGLSAPQATELRARLREVNVEYTVVKKTLSRLAAQGAGLGDIDAFLQGQTVLAFSYDDPVSLARIFRDFGQENDSRPVVTGIIMDGQQMPASAIGELAALPPKEILIAQLLSALQYPVAQLAATLSGAMSKLVMTLTSLKEQKTS from the coding sequence ATGCCAACGCCACGCAAGGAAGCCATTGTCGAGGACATCGCCCGGCGCATGCGGACCGCGGCGGCGGTCTACTTCGCTGACTACACGGGCCTGTCTGCCCCCCAGGCCACCGAGCTGCGGGCACGGCTCCGGGAAGTGAATGTGGAGTACACGGTGGTGAAGAAAACGCTGTCCCGCCTTGCGGCTCAGGGAGCGGGTCTGGGCGATATTGACGCATTTCTCCAGGGACAGACGGTGCTTGCATTTTCATACGATGATCCTGTGTCACTGGCCCGGATTTTCCGCGATTTCGGCCAGGAGAACGATTCCCGTCCGGTGGTAACCGGGATCATCATGGATGGCCAGCAGATGCCGGCCAGCGCGATCGGCGAACTGGCGGCACTGCCGCCCAAAGAAATCCTGATTGCCCAGCTGCTCTCGGCCCTGCAATACCCTGTGGCGCAACTGGCTGCAACCTTAAGCGGGGCCATGTCCAAACTGGTCATGACCCTGACGAGTCTCAAAGAGCAAAAAACTTCGTGA